The DNA sequence TGGGGAGCGAGTGCGGCGGATACGCACGGCAGGGCGGGCGCCCCGATGCGGCCGTCACGTTGGTCGTGGAGCGGGTGTTCGCCGCGCTGCTCACCGGTTCGCCGCCTCCGGAAGCGGCGGATCGTTCGGCCGAGCGCGCCGCCAGGGCGGTTCGGGGCGCACCGGCGCGCGTGCCCGCGTACGCCGCACGGCCGTCCTGGGCGGTGGAACACGAGGAGGATCCGCGGCGCGCCCTCGTTCCCAGCGGGCGTTGAGGTCCGCGCGGTGAATCCTCGAGCATCCGTTGCGCTTTTCCGCCGCGGGTCCGCCGGGGTTCTCCTTTCCGTCGCGTGGGGATCGTCCGGCCCGCGGCGGCGGATGCACGCGCCTTGCCTGCGGATGCGTCCGACCGGAGATTTCCCGCGCCGTGTGATGCCGTGCGGCGCAACCCGAAGCTCGAGGACGGATGGCAAGCAAGACGCTGCTGGTGGGGCTGGCGCACCCGGACGATGAAGTCGGCGCCGCCGGGACGATGCTCGCGCAGCGGGCGCGCGGTGACCGCGTGGTGGTCGTGTGGCTTACGCGCGGGGAAATGACGGAGGCGTTCGGGCCCATTCCGTCGGACGAGGTGGCGGCCATCCGCACGGAGCACGGCCGCATCGCCGGCGAAATCCTGGGTGTGGAGACGCGGTTTCTGGATTTCCACGACTGCTCCGTCCACGCGGACCCGGCGGCGGCGCGGCAGGTGGCGCAGGTGATCGCGGAGTTCCGTCCCGACGCACTGATCACGTGGGGCGATGCGTGGGGACGCGGAATGCGGCATCCGGACCACCAAGCGTCGGGCAAGATCTTTCGTGACGCCATCACTCTGGCGCGCATTGCCAAGGTCGTGGGCCCCACGGTGCCGCACCGGGAGGCGGTTCCCGTCTTTACCTACCGCGGGGCGCACTCCACGCTTCCGGCGGTGGCGGTGGACGTGTCCGCGTATCGCGACCAGATCCACGAACTCGGCCGCTTCTACCGCGAAAGCATCGGCTTTGGCGACGCGGACTGGATCGACCAGCGGCTGCGGATGTCCGGCGAGCCGTTCGGGTTGCAGTACGCGGAGGTGTACGATGCGTGGGAAACGCGCGGCGGGCTCTTTCCCAGCCTGCTCCCCGCCGAACTGGAAGGCGAACTCCGCCACCCGGACCGGCCGCTCTGACCGAGCCGGTCCGCCGCGAGGCATCCGTTCATCGGGACGAAGCGGCGGGAATCCATCCACGCGAGGGATCGGCAATCCCGTCCTGTCCGCGGCGCCGGGCCTGGGTGGAGCACACGGGACTGACGGCAAAGAGACCCTGATCGCGCTTTGTGCGGACTTCGGTGCGCCGCACGGGGCGGCTGGCCGGGACCGTTCGCCGCCGGAGAAGCGAGGTGGGCGCGGACTCAGACCGTGTGCTGCGTTGCCGTGTTTCCTAACAGACGCGATCAGGTGGTGTGCCGGACAGTTCCGCTCAGGGATGCGGGATTGGGTGTCCCCGAAAAAATGCGGATGAACTCAGCGCCTCCTCAGAGGACGGCAATGCGCGCCGTCATCCTCGCAGCGGAGATTGGGAGCGCGGCTGAGGGCCGACGAAGCGGGACGGCAGGATGCCTGGGCAGGATCGCAGGCTGAGATGGCGGGCGGCCAGGGGAATGGCAGGGGATGATGAACCGCGGCGAAGCCCGCGGCTGTGCGTGAGGGATTCGCGCCCGGAGGGCCGAGAGCCCGGTTCGCGCGTGCTTCGATTTCGCTCGGCGAGGTCAACCATGGCGCGAACCGGGGGCTCGGCGCCGTTGGCAACAGCTGTATCGTTGCCTACGGCGCGCGAAGCCCGGCCCCGCGCAGCGGGGACACGCCCAACTCCCGCTCTCGGTCCGTAAGACCTCGACCATCAACAGAACCTTCGTCCCGCAACGCAGAAGAGGCGGCCACAAGGGCCGCCTCTTCAGAAAACCACTCTACCGCAACCGAAAGAATCAGTTGTTGTGGCGGTTGTAGACCAGCCGGTAGGTCAGCGGCTGCGGAAGCCGCGGGCTGGTGATGGTGACGTTCATGTTCATCGTGTTTCCGTCGGGGCTCAGCGTGTACACGTTCACGCGCTGTCCGTCTTCGGCGGTAAAGGTCTGCGTGATCTGGTTGCCCGTGGTCGTCGAGGTCACGCGCACGCAGTCGCCCTTGAGCTGCGTGCAGGTGCGGCCCGTCTCACGCTGCCACATTACCGGGGTGCCGGTGCTGGGGCTGGAAACCGACGGACGGCCCTGCATGTCCACGCGCACCGTGTTGTTCTGCGTGAACACCGACAGGTGCGGGTACGCCGTGTTGGTGCTGCGCAGGCGGGGACGGGCAATCTGCCGCACCACCAGGTTCATGCGCGCCACCGTGGTGTTGATCTTGGCGTTGATGTCGTCACTCTGCTGACGGTTCAGCATCCACGAACCCGTGAACTGTGCCTGCGCCTGCAGGGCCGAAGGAAGCACGCCGGCCAGCACGGCCAGAAGCGAAAGGCTCAGGATGCGTTGACGTCGCATGGCGGATTCTCCAAGATGCAGGAAAGTTGAACAGCGGCGTGCGCTCCCGAACGGTGCGCAGCGGGACTTCGGTCGAACGTTCGGATGGAACCAGGGTGCCAATCTACGGCCCGCCCCGCCCATCCGGAAGGGCGGAAACATAATTTTGCGAGCTTCCGTACCCCGGCACACCCCGCCGTTGTTCCCGCGAGCCGCTGAAACCCATCGCCGCGCGCGACGTATGCCGCGCTGGGGACGCACGCCCGCGTCCCCAGCCAGACCTTCCCAGGCCTCACCGACCATGACCGATCCGGCGCGCGCCACGCGCATTCTTACGCAGATCGACCCGCGCAGCTGGGAGCACCCGGCGGACCGCGCCGCGCTCAACGCCCTGCGCCGCATTCCCGTGTTTGACCAGGTGCTGCGCACCCTGTTCGGCTTCTTTGGCGAAAAGCCGCTGCGGCTTGCGTTCCTGTCCGGCAGCGTGCGCGTGAGCGAAACGCAGTACGGGCGCGTGCACCGGCTGTACGCCGACGCGTGCCAGACGCTGGACGCGCCCCGTTATCCGCTGTACGTGCAGCAGAACGTGGAGCTGAACGCCTTTGCCTTCGGGATGCAGCAGCCCTTCATCGTCCTCAACAGCGCCACGGTGCAGGCGCTGGACGACGATGAACTGCGCTTCATTCTGGGCCACGAGGTGGGGCACGTGCTCAGCGGCCACTCGCTGTACCTGACCATGATGCGCATCCTCATTCAGCTTTCCCACGTGGGATTTCCCATCGTGGGACTGGTGGCCACGCCGGTGCTGCTGGCGCTTCAGGAGTGGCACCGCAAGGCGGAGCTGAGTTGCGACCGCGCCGGCATCCTGGCCGTGCAGAACCCCGAGCCGGCGCTGCGCACCATGATGGCGTTCGCGGGAGGCAAGAACGCCACGGGCAACCTGGACGAGTTCATGCGCCAGGCCGAGGAGTACCGCGAAACCAGCGACATCGCCGACCAGGTGTTCAAGGTGCTGAACGTTCTCTGGCTTTCCCACCCCGCGCCCGTGCTGCGCGCGGCGGAGATGCGGACGTGGTTCGAGTCGGGGGGCTACGAGCGCATTCTGGCGGGCGAGTACCGCCGCCGCGGCGAGCCGGATTCGGCGTACGCGGAGGATCTGCGCGCGGCCGGGCAGAGCTACCGCGAGGCGGCCAGGGAAGGCTTCACCAACGCGCAGCAGGCGGCGCGGCGGGTAGTGGATTCCTTCCGCCAGGGGTTCGGCGCGCGCGAGTAAGTGCGGGCGCCCCACACGGGGGCGCCGCCGCCGCACGCCGCGTCACGCCGGGCGGAACGGAGACGTGCGGCGCCGATCTCTTTACGCCATGCGTGCGGCCGGATCGGGCCCGTCCGGACGGGGATTCTCCCCGGCTGCAGCGGGACCCGGAGGACGGGCGTGAATCCAGCAAGCCTGCCTGTGGCGGGCACTTAGCCCATCACGGGACCG is a window from the Longimicrobium terrae genome containing:
- a CDS encoding PIG-L deacetylase family protein: MASKTLLVGLAHPDDEVGAAGTMLAQRARGDRVVVVWLTRGEMTEAFGPIPSDEVAAIRTEHGRIAGEILGVETRFLDFHDCSVHADPAAARQVAQVIAEFRPDALITWGDAWGRGMRHPDHQASGKIFRDAITLARIAKVVGPTVPHREAVPVFTYRGAHSTLPAVAVDVSAYRDQIHELGRFYRESIGFGDADWIDQRLRMSGEPFGLQYAEVYDAWETRGGLFPSLLPAELEGELRHPDRPL
- a CDS encoding M48 family metallopeptidase, whose product is MTDPARATRILTQIDPRSWEHPADRAALNALRRIPVFDQVLRTLFGFFGEKPLRLAFLSGSVRVSETQYGRVHRLYADACQTLDAPRYPLYVQQNVELNAFAFGMQQPFIVLNSATVQALDDDELRFILGHEVGHVLSGHSLYLTMMRILIQLSHVGFPIVGLVATPVLLALQEWHRKAELSCDRAGILAVQNPEPALRTMMAFAGGKNATGNLDEFMRQAEEYRETSDIADQVFKVLNVLWLSHPAPVLRAAEMRTWFESGGYERILAGEYRRRGEPDSAYAEDLRAAGQSYREAAREGFTNAQQAARRVVDSFRQGFGARE